A single region of the Prochlorococcus marinus str. MIT 0917 genome encodes:
- a CDS encoding DUF1517 domain-containing protein — MFKINHVSWIKRKQVFSFLFVSTIIFSFLFTNPNTAAAASGGRIGGGNFQTPSSPRSQNYGGYGGNNFRGYGSGYRGGGIGFPFLLPIFGFGGGGIFGFFILMSIVGVIVNSFKNSSNLSNSSNNSIVSQSANPYKVSLIQFQIGLLASAKEIQVKLRELASSSNTLTSSGLQRVLQDTTLALLRKPELWVYSNIETGSVPFASAESTFNRISITERSKLKAELTSNYSGQISKSTNNESNPGDSDLTNEYIVVTVLVATKKDLRLNDSANSEQITEALRLLGSMSSNEIIALEVIWQPDGEGEILKEEELITQYPNLKHL, encoded by the coding sequence GTGTTCAAAATTAATCACGTTAGTTGGATCAAAAGAAAACAGGTTTTTTCTTTTCTGTTTGTTTCAACAATAATCTTCTCTTTTTTATTTACTAATCCCAACACTGCAGCAGCCGCAAGTGGAGGACGAATAGGTGGCGGAAATTTTCAGACACCTTCTTCACCACGAAGTCAAAATTACGGAGGCTATGGAGGTAATAACTTTAGAGGTTATGGAAGTGGATATAGAGGCGGTGGTATTGGTTTTCCTTTTTTATTGCCAATATTTGGTTTTGGAGGAGGCGGGATTTTTGGATTTTTCATACTTATGTCAATCGTTGGTGTGATTGTCAATTCATTTAAAAACTCTTCAAATCTTTCCAACTCAAGCAATAACTCAATAGTTTCTCAATCGGCAAACCCATACAAAGTTTCTTTAATACAATTTCAGATTGGCTTACTGGCAAGTGCAAAAGAGATTCAAGTGAAACTTAGAGAGCTGGCTTCCTCTTCAAATACCTTAACCTCATCTGGTCTTCAAAGAGTTCTTCAAGACACAACACTCGCCTTACTAAGGAAGCCTGAATTATGGGTCTATTCAAATATAGAAACAGGCTCCGTTCCTTTTGCCTCCGCAGAATCTACATTTAATCGAATCTCAATAACTGAAAGGAGCAAATTAAAAGCTGAACTCACCTCAAACTATTCCGGTCAAATATCAAAATCAACAAATAATGAATCCAATCCTGGTGATTCAGATTTAACAAATGAATACATCGTGGTTACGGTTTTAGTAGCGACAAAAAAGGATTTAAGATTAAACGACTCTGCAAACAGCGAACAAATCACAGAGGCATTGAGACTCTTAGGATCAATGTCTTCAAATGAAATAATCGCTTTAGAAGTTATCTGGCAACCTGACGGAGAAGGAGAGATTTTGAAAGAAGAAGAACTAATAACCCAATACCCAAATCTTAAACATTTATAA
- the larB gene encoding nickel pincer cofactor biosynthesis protein LarB, with translation MNQSIIDFHRRSRLGVIEAIWGEHKTIEQISEILKKYQLESETALVTRLSKEKGEKLLVEFPSAEFHEISGCLTMGEFKECTSSEDEVIILTAGTSDVGVASEAEIALNLHGIKTKLLIDIGVAGLHRLLDRLEEIKSAKVVIACAGMEGALPTVLAGLIPQPIIGLPVSVGYGISGGGKTAIEGMLASCAPGLLVVNIDNGYGAAMAAIRILLA, from the coding sequence ATGAATCAATCAATTATTGATTTTCATAGACGAAGTCGACTTGGTGTGATTGAGGCTATATGGGGGGAGCATAAAACAATTGAACAAATTTCTGAAATATTGAAAAAATATCAACTTGAATCTGAAACTGCTTTGGTGACAAGACTTTCCAAAGAAAAAGGAGAAAAACTTTTAGTTGAATTTCCTTCTGCAGAATTTCATGAAATATCAGGTTGTTTAACTATGGGAGAGTTTAAGGAATGTACTTCTTCAGAGGACGAAGTAATTATTTTGACTGCAGGAACAAGTGATGTAGGAGTGGCCTCGGAAGCAGAAATAGCTTTGAATTTGCATGGAATAAAAACTAAATTGTTGATTGATATTGGTGTAGCAGGACTTCACAGGTTGCTAGATAGGCTGGAAGAAATAAAATCAGCAAAAGTAGTTATTGCATGTGCCGGCATGGAGGGAGCTTTGCCTACGGTACTCGCTGGATTAATTCCTCAGCCAATTATTGGACTTCCTGTTTCAGTTGGATATGGAATTAGTGGTGGTGGTAAAACGGCTATTGAAGGAATGCTTGCAAGTTGTGCTCCAGGATTATTAGTAGTGAATATTGATAATGGTTATGGTGCAGCAATGGCTGCTATTAGAATTTTATTAGCCTAA
- a CDS encoding TIGR03792 family protein: MNFPKESIVEHLKLEVPKDFKHAWLKAEHGSWEPWLLKQNGFLGRQLFWDPKVEEATLLIGWESRAVWKNISQKEINLVQQDFEKIARKETGQTSGNPFPLIFEGELNPE; the protein is encoded by the coding sequence ATGAATTTTCCAAAGGAATCTATTGTAGAGCACCTTAAGCTTGAAGTCCCAAAAGATTTTAAACATGCTTGGCTCAAAGCCGAACATGGTAGTTGGGAGCCATGGTTGTTGAAACAAAATGGTTTTTTAGGACGCCAACTTTTTTGGGATCCTAAGGTTGAGGAAGCAACCTTATTGATTGGTTGGGAATCAAGAGCAGTTTGGAAAAACATCTCTCAGAAAGAAATAAATCTTGTCCAGCAGGATTTCGAAAAGATTGCCAGAAAAGAAACAGGGCAAACTAGTGGAAATCCTTTCCCATTGATTTTTGAAGGGGAATTAAATCCAGAGTAA
- the ispF gene encoding 2-C-methyl-D-erythritol 2,4-cyclodiphosphate synthase — translation MKDNFPQLRIGNGYDMHRLVPGRPLILGGIKLNHPEGLGLDGHSDADVLTHAIMDAILGSLSLGDIGKYFPPDDPKWKNADSLILLEQVMELIERKGWQIQNIDSVIVAERPKLKPYIHLMKEKISKKIGVDIDNVGVKATTNEKLGAEGREEGICCHAVVLMKRHEKN, via the coding sequence ATGAAAGATAATTTCCCTCAGCTACGGATCGGAAACGGTTATGACATGCATCGATTGGTTCCTGGTCGCCCTTTGATACTTGGCGGGATCAAGTTAAACCATCCTGAAGGTTTAGGTCTTGATGGGCATAGTGATGCAGATGTTCTTACTCATGCAATTATGGATGCCATTTTAGGGTCATTATCTTTGGGTGATATTGGAAAGTATTTCCCTCCAGATGACCCTAAATGGAAAAATGCAGATAGTTTGATTCTTCTCGAACAGGTAATGGAATTAATTGAGAGGAAAGGTTGGCAAATTCAAAATATTGATTCAGTTATTGTTGCTGAGAGGCCAAAATTAAAACCTTATATACACTTGATGAAGGAGAAGATATCTAAGAAGATAGGAGTTGATATTGATAATGTAGGCGTTAAAGCAACTACAAATGAGAAATTAGGTGCTGAAGGCAGAGAGGAAGGTATATGTTGTCATGCAGTTGTTTTGATGAAAAGACATGAAAAAAATTAG
- a CDS encoding 3-deoxy-manno-octulosonate cytidylyltransferase, whose protein sequence is MKTTIFIPARMKSSRFPGKPLAPIDGIPMVVYCARNAIKTGFQVYVCTDSKEIEAICKLYDVNSILTPKCETGTDRIAIAAKRVETDYIINLQGDEPLIKTSSITKIISMLPNLKHSQNEIISGVVPIKSEQAFDPNNVKCSLVKNYSKIQYFSRKPLLNSIENKKPSYYKQIGLYGMTTKTLEKFSKLPKGELEKSESVELLRWIENGYTVSSCLIDNYTISVDTPSDLVEVISILEEI, encoded by the coding sequence GTGAAGACAACGATTTTCATACCTGCCAGAATGAAAAGTTCCAGATTCCCTGGAAAACCTTTGGCACCTATAGATGGTATACCTATGGTCGTATACTGTGCCAGAAATGCTATTAAGACTGGATTTCAAGTATATGTATGTACAGATTCAAAAGAAATAGAAGCTATCTGTAAATTATATGATGTTAATTCTATTTTAACTCCTAAATGTGAAACAGGTACAGACAGGATAGCTATTGCTGCGAAAAGAGTTGAAACAGATTATATTATTAATCTTCAAGGTGATGAGCCACTGATTAAAACTAGTTCGATAACAAAAATAATATCTATGCTACCAAACTTAAAACATTCCCAAAATGAAATTATTAGTGGAGTTGTTCCCATAAAATCAGAACAGGCATTTGATCCAAATAATGTGAAGTGCTCACTAGTTAAAAACTATTCAAAAATTCAATATTTTTCAAGGAAGCCTCTTTTAAATAGTATAGAAAATAAAAAGCCATCATATTACAAACAAATAGGTCTTTATGGGATGACTACTAAGACTCTAGAAAAGTTTTCTAAATTGCCAAAAGGAGAGTTAGAGAAATCAGAAAGTGTAGAACTCCTTAGATGGATAGAGAATGGATATACTGTAAGTTCTTGTTTAATTGATAATTATACAATTTCAGTAGACACACCATCTGATCTGGTTGAAGTGATATCTATTCTAGAAGAAATTTAA
- a CDS encoding HAD family hydrolase: MNRISAVLFDFDGVLIDSLPVMKKAWKSVQKKYSVKANFEQFKIHIGIPFESILTKMKINTKYHKSIKEHYSLISTENVNLIKLNPFVRFILIWLKENSISMGIVTSKDQFRTNHLIDLFQLDVKLVITPELTKRGKPFPDPILLAAKDLSVETKNIVFIGDMLSDMQCAFKAKCYYLHYLNGYQEIYNQSYGGSINSLKEIVEYINHF; encoded by the coding sequence ATGAATAGGATATCAGCTGTTTTATTTGATTTTGATGGAGTATTAATAGACTCTTTACCTGTTATGAAAAAAGCATGGAAATCAGTTCAGAAAAAATATAGTGTAAAGGCTAATTTTGAACAATTTAAAATTCATATTGGGATTCCATTTGAATCAATACTAACAAAAATGAAAATAAATACCAAGTATCACAAATCAATAAAAGAACATTATTCTTTAATATCTACTGAAAATGTAAATCTAATAAAATTAAACCCTTTTGTAAGATTCATTTTGATTTGGTTGAAAGAAAATTCAATTTCAATGGGGATTGTTACTTCTAAAGATCAATTCAGAACAAATCATTTAATTGATTTGTTTCAATTAGATGTCAAATTGGTAATAACACCTGAACTTACCAAAAGAGGTAAGCCTTTTCCAGATCCGATCTTACTTGCTGCCAAAGATTTATCAGTAGAAACCAAAAATATAGTTTTTATCGGTGACATGTTATCTGATATGCAATGTGCATTTAAAGCAAAATGTTATTATTTACATTATTTAAATGGATATCAGGAAATATATAACCAGTCATACGGAGGTTCAATAAATTCTCTCAAAGAAATTGTTGAATATATTAATCATTTCTAA
- the trmD gene encoding tRNA (guanosine(37)-N1)-methyltransferase TrmD → MSKFRFDVVSLFPEAFKGFFNHGLIKKAFEEKIASIHIHNPRDHAIDNYRKVDDEPYGGGVGMVLKPEPYFSIFDQIPKLNKKRILLMTPQGRKIYQSDFSRWSKEDQLILICGSYEGFDERIRSLADEEISIGDFVLTGGEIPAITLINGIVRLLPGTLGSAESLDEESHNDFLLEHPQYTRPSEFKGMKVPDVLLSGNHKLIKEWRQKEREIRTQARRPDLFELWKLDQLSIDKRSSLLKTEMSLRIGNEYESYPDW, encoded by the coding sequence ATGAGTAAATTCAGGTTCGATGTAGTAAGCCTTTTCCCAGAAGCATTTAAAGGTTTTTTTAATCATGGACTTATAAAAAAGGCATTTGAAGAGAAGATTGCATCAATTCATATACACAATCCTCGTGACCATGCAATTGATAATTATCGAAAAGTTGATGATGAACCATATGGCGGAGGCGTTGGAATGGTCTTGAAGCCGGAACCTTATTTTTCGATATTTGATCAAATTCCGAAGCTAAATAAAAAAAGGATACTTTTGATGACTCCACAAGGTAGAAAAATATATCAATCTGATTTTTCCAGATGGTCAAAAGAAGATCAACTCATATTGATATGTGGAAGCTATGAGGGGTTTGATGAGAGGATTAGGTCTCTAGCTGATGAAGAAATTTCAATTGGAGACTTTGTTCTTACCGGTGGAGAAATTCCTGCAATAACTTTGATTAATGGAATAGTACGTCTTTTGCCAGGAACTTTAGGCAGTGCCGAATCATTAGATGAAGAAAGTCATAATGATTTCCTTTTAGAACATCCGCAATACACACGACCTTCAGAATTCAAAGGTATGAAAGTTCCTGATGTCTTACTAAGTGGTAATCATAAATTAATTAAAGAATGGAGGCAGAAGGAAAGAGAAATCAGAACGCAGGCCCGTAGACCCGATTTGTTCGAACTTTGGAAGCTCGACCAACTATCAATTGATAAAAGAAGTTCATTATTGAAAACGGAAATGAGCTTAAGAATAGGCAACGAATACGAAAGTTACCCAGATTGGTAG
- the era gene encoding GTPase Era, whose product MSLGDLNQEDFKSGFIALIGRPNVGKSTFINKFIGEKIAITSPIAQTTRNRLKVILTNKKSQIIFVDTPGIHKPHHLLGERLVQSAKRSIGEVDAVLVIFEANHSPGRGDAFILNLIRNLQIPVIVALNKCDLVQLSQFKQRKKEYLDFFEGKNWPIFYCSALTGQGCNELINEIEEKLPLGPQLYPSHMTCDHPEKFLIAEFIREQVLINTREEVPHSVAVSIDKIEVIPLKKKSKENPRTGILATICVEKKSQKGILIGKGGSMLKKIGQESRLQIQTLINGNVYLELFVKVVPDWRSKSSRLNELGYEGG is encoded by the coding sequence ATGTCTTTGGGAGATTTAAATCAAGAGGATTTTAAGTCAGGATTTATTGCATTAATAGGTAGACCCAATGTTGGTAAATCAACTTTCATAAACAAATTTATTGGTGAGAAAATAGCAATTACATCACCCATCGCTCAAACCACTAGAAACAGATTAAAAGTAATACTTACTAATAAAAAGTCTCAAATTATTTTTGTAGATACTCCTGGTATTCATAAACCCCATCATTTATTAGGGGAAAGACTTGTGCAGAGTGCCAAGAGATCTATTGGAGAGGTGGATGCAGTTTTAGTTATTTTTGAAGCCAATCATTCTCCAGGTAGGGGTGATGCATTTATTTTGAATTTGATTAGAAATTTACAAATACCAGTTATTGTTGCCTTGAATAAATGTGATCTTGTTCAGTTGAGTCAATTTAAACAAAGAAAGAAAGAATATTTAGACTTTTTTGAGGGTAAAAATTGGCCAATTTTTTATTGTAGTGCTCTTACCGGACAGGGATGTAATGAATTGATTAATGAAATAGAAGAAAAACTGCCTTTGGGACCTCAGTTGTATCCAAGTCATATGACTTGTGACCATCCTGAGAAGTTTTTAATTGCTGAATTTATAAGGGAACAAGTGTTAATCAATACACGCGAAGAGGTCCCTCATAGTGTTGCAGTATCTATTGATAAAATTGAAGTTATACCCTTGAAAAAAAAATCTAAAGAGAATCCAAGAACAGGAATTCTCGCAACTATTTGTGTTGAGAAAAAAAGTCAGAAAGGAATTTTAATTGGTAAAGGTGGAAGTATGTTGAAGAAAATTGGCCAGGAATCAAGGCTCCAAATTCAAACTTTAATTAATGGAAATGTCTATTTAGAATTGTTTGTTAAAGTAGTCCCTGACTGGAGAAGTAAATCTTCTCGGCTTAATGAGCTTGGTTATGAAGGGGGCTAA
- a CDS encoding Bax inhibitor-1 family protein has translation MPANSNFQQAIREAQSSALIGPNVVNKALPYVGGGMALTGLGVLGGLSLQATNNPLFGPLFIVAFIAEIVLFFMASSAANNANNSKALPLLTGFSLLTGFTLSGIVGLAIQVAGMGAIGTAVFATGITFVIASSVGRKMSDNVGQALQGAVGLGLIGLIIAMVFQFIGGLFAPGMFGGSGFELMIAGFGTVLFVAMSFVDFYTMPRRYNDEQYLAGALGMYLTYINLFVFVLRLIIALQGGGRRD, from the coding sequence ATGCCAGCAAACAGCAATTTTCAACAAGCTATTCGAGAAGCACAATCAAGTGCACTTATTGGCCCAAATGTAGTTAATAAAGCCCTGCCTTATGTAGGCGGAGGAATGGCATTAACCGGATTAGGTGTCTTAGGGGGACTTTCTTTACAAGCAACTAACAATCCTCTGTTTGGGCCTCTATTTATAGTTGCATTTATTGCAGAAATAGTTCTATTTTTCATGGCAAGTAGCGCTGCCAATAACGCAAATAATTCTAAAGCGCTTCCACTATTGACGGGATTCAGCTTGCTAACTGGTTTTACTCTAAGTGGGATTGTTGGGTTGGCAATTCAAGTTGCAGGAATGGGAGCAATAGGAACAGCTGTATTTGCTACTGGAATCACTTTCGTGATCGCATCTTCCGTAGGCAGAAAAATGAGTGATAATGTCGGTCAGGCTTTGCAAGGCGCAGTTGGTCTTGGATTAATTGGTCTTATTATTGCAATGGTTTTCCAGTTTATTGGTGGTTTATTTGCTCCAGGGATGTTTGGAGGCAGTGGCTTTGAATTAATGATTGCTGGCTTTGGAACTGTACTTTTTGTTGCGATGTCTTTTGTAGATTTCTATACAATGCCAAGACGCTACAACGACGAACAGTATTTGGCAGGAGCTTTAGGAATGTACTTAACTTATATAAATTTATTTGTTTTTGTTCTTCGTCTTATTATTGCTCTACAAGGTGGTGGCAGAAGAGATTGA
- a CDS encoding PhoH family protein produces the protein MSEATTEGRFCIDLPDSDAATALSGTGQSTLHRLGTLTGAVFALRGLQLEIKGNSYQLERAAAIVELVRPIWEEGQIVSAVDLHAAAEALDNGKKNDYAKSTNKVLARSQRGNLLRPRTIRQKFYVEAMEKSDLTFALGPAGTGKTFLATLFAVRMLTERKIEKIILTRPAVEAGERLGFLPGDLQQKVDPYLRPLYDSLHSLLGQEKTNLLIEKNVIEVAPLAYMRGRTLEESFVILDEAQNTTQAQMRMVLTRLGERSRMVVTGDVTQVDLPFGQMSGLIEAADLLEKVDGISVCRLTSADVVRHPLVQSVVDAYAELDKRKR, from the coding sequence ATGTCTGAAGCAACCACTGAAGGTCGCTTTTGTATAGATCTGCCTGATTCAGATGCTGCCACTGCTTTGTCAGGTACTGGTCAGTCAACACTTCACCGATTGGGAACACTAACTGGTGCTGTTTTTGCGTTAAGGGGATTGCAACTCGAAATAAAAGGAAATTCTTATCAATTAGAGAGAGCTGCAGCAATTGTTGAATTAGTTAGACCAATTTGGGAAGAGGGACAAATTGTCTCTGCCGTAGATTTACATGCCGCGGCTGAAGCATTAGATAATGGTAAAAAAAATGATTACGCCAAATCAACAAATAAAGTTTTAGCTAGAAGTCAAAGAGGAAATCTTTTAAGACCAAGAACAATTAGACAAAAATTTTATGTAGAAGCTATGGAGAAAAGTGATCTTACTTTTGCTTTAGGCCCAGCAGGAACGGGAAAAACATTTTTAGCAACTCTCTTCGCTGTGCGAATGCTTACTGAGAGAAAAATTGAGAAAATTATTTTAACAAGACCTGCAGTTGAGGCTGGAGAAAGATTGGGCTTTTTACCTGGAGACTTACAGCAAAAGGTAGACCCTTATCTGCGTCCTTTATATGATTCTTTACACTCTTTACTTGGACAAGAAAAAACTAATTTACTTATTGAAAAAAACGTTATTGAAGTTGCTCCCTTGGCATACATGCGAGGCAGAACTTTAGAAGAATCTTTTGTGATACTTGATGAAGCTCAAAATACGACTCAAGCTCAAATGAGAATGGTTCTGACCAGGTTAGGAGAAAGATCAAGAATGGTAGTAACTGGTGATGTAACTCAAGTAGACTTGCCATTTGGACAAATGAGTGGACTTATTGAAGCAGCAGATTTACTCGAAAAGGTAGATGGGATTTCAGTTTGCAGGCTTACCTCAGCAGATGTCGTTAGACATCCACTTGTTCAAAGCGTTGTTGATGCTTATGCAGAGTTAGATAAAAGAAAACGATAG
- the rpsP gene encoding 30S ribosomal protein S16, whose translation MIKLRLKRFGKKRESSFRLVACNSTSRRDGRPLQELGFYNPRTKETRLDTEALRTRLGQGAQPTDAVRTLLEKGGLLEKKVRPAEVLGKQKQEKERSAKKKDAAASETSE comes from the coding sequence ATGATCAAGCTCCGCCTTAAGCGGTTTGGTAAAAAGCGTGAATCCAGTTTTCGTCTAGTTGCCTGTAATAGCACTTCAAGGCGAGATGGTCGCCCACTGCAAGAACTAGGCTTTTACAATCCAAGAACCAAAGAAACTAGATTAGATACAGAGGCCTTGAGAACTCGACTAGGACAAGGTGCTCAGCCTACTGATGCAGTAAGAACTTTATTAGAAAAAGGAGGACTCCTTGAAAAGAAAGTTCGACCTGCTGAAGTCCTAGGTAAGCAAAAACAAGAAAAAGAAAGATCAGCAAAGAAAAAAGATGCAGCTGCATCTGAAACTTCTGAATAA
- the ffh gene encoding signal recognition particle protein, which produces MFEELTNQFEDAVKAFKGEAKISSENVDEALKQVRRALLEADVSLSVVKEFIEEVRVKAVGTEVVRGINPGQKFIQVVHEQLVNVMGGENDPLADSEEKPTVILMAGLQGAGKTTATAKLGLLLKEKNQKPLLVAADTYRPAAIDQLVTLGNQIGVEVFNLSLNSKPEEIARKGLEKAREEGFDTVLVDTAGRLQIDTEMMGEMVRIKDAVHPDEVLLVVDSMIGQEAADITRSFHEKVGITGAVLTKLDGDSRGGAALSIKKISGKPIKFIGTGEKVEALQPFYPERMASRILGMGDVLTLVEKAQKEVEIADAEIMQKKLQEATFDFSDFVKQMRMIKRMGSLGGLLKMIPGMNKIDDGMIKSGEDQLKKIEAMIGSMSVEERNKPELLAAQPSRRRRVASGSGHQPADVDKVLADFQRMRGLMKQMSTGGGLPGMDGGLPGMGGLPGIPSAGTNPYQSRKGRGGPGSAPRRQRPVKKKKGFGDL; this is translated from the coding sequence ATGTTTGAGGAACTAACTAATCAATTTGAAGATGCTGTTAAGGCCTTTAAAGGTGAAGCTAAAATTTCAAGTGAAAATGTTGATGAAGCGCTAAAACAGGTTAGACGAGCTCTCTTAGAAGCTGATGTTAGTTTGTCTGTAGTAAAAGAGTTTATCGAAGAAGTAAGAGTTAAGGCTGTTGGTACAGAGGTTGTCAGAGGTATAAATCCTGGTCAGAAATTTATTCAAGTAGTTCATGAGCAACTAGTAAATGTAATGGGTGGAGAGAATGATCCCTTGGCAGATTCAGAGGAAAAACCAACCGTAATTTTAATGGCTGGACTTCAGGGTGCTGGAAAGACTACAGCTACAGCAAAACTTGGATTGCTTCTTAAAGAAAAAAATCAAAAGCCATTACTTGTCGCTGCTGATACATACAGACCAGCAGCTATTGATCAATTAGTAACGCTGGGAAATCAAATTGGTGTAGAAGTTTTTAATTTAAGTTTAAATTCAAAGCCTGAGGAGATTGCAAGAAAAGGCTTGGAAAAGGCTAGGGAAGAAGGATTTGATACTGTTCTTGTCGATACTGCTGGGCGGCTTCAAATTGATACCGAGATGATGGGAGAGATGGTTCGGATTAAAGATGCCGTTCACCCCGATGAAGTTTTATTGGTAGTTGATTCAATGATTGGCCAAGAGGCCGCAGACATAACCAGGAGTTTTCATGAAAAAGTAGGAATAACTGGTGCTGTTCTCACAAAGCTTGATGGAGACTCAAGAGGTGGAGCTGCCCTTTCTATTAAAAAAATCAGTGGGAAACCAATCAAATTCATAGGGACGGGTGAAAAGGTTGAGGCATTGCAGCCTTTTTATCCCGAGAGGATGGCTAGCAGAATCCTAGGGATGGGAGATGTTTTGACACTTGTTGAAAAAGCACAGAAAGAAGTTGAGATTGCTGATGCGGAAATCATGCAAAAGAAGCTTCAAGAAGCAACTTTTGATTTTTCGGATTTTGTAAAACAGATGAGGATGATTAAGAGAATGGGATCTTTAGGAGGGCTACTGAAAATGATTCCTGGAATGAATAAAATTGATGATGGAATGATTAAAAGTGGAGAAGATCAACTTAAGAAAATCGAGGCAATGATTGGTTCAATGTCAGTAGAGGAAAGGAATAAGCCTGAATTATTGGCAGCACAACCATCAAGACGTCGAAGAGTTGCAAGTGGCAGCGGACATCAGCCAGCAGATGTAGACAAGGTTCTCGCGGATTTTCAGAGGATGCGGGGCTTGATGAAGCAGATGTCTACTGGTGGAGGTCTTCCTGGAATGGATGGGGGACTTCCTGGCATGGGAGGACTCCCTGGCATTCCTTCAGCAGGTACTAATCCATATCAGTCAAGAAAAGGAAGAGGAGGTCCAGGTTCTGCGCCCCGAAGACAGCGTCCAGTCAAGAAAAAGAAAGGTTTTGGTGATCTTTAG